The Virgibacillus sp. SK37 region AAATGAAGCAGACAGTGAATTATCCAAAATGCCTTCTCTGTGTGGAAAATGAGGGCTACAATGGCAGAACAGGACATCCCGCCCGCGCGAATCACCGTATCATTCAGGTGCCGCTTCGGGGAGAAAACTGGTATTTACAGTATTCACCTTATGTATACTACAATGAACACAGTATTCTTCTTGCAGAAGAGCATCGGGATATGAAGATTGATATTACTGCATTTCAGCGATTGCTTACATTTACGGAGAAGTTTCCACACTACTTTATCGGCTCAAACGCAGACCTGCCAATCGTCGGTGGCTCCATTTTAAGCCATGACCATTACCAGGCAGGCCGTTATGAATTTGCGATGACAAACGCAGCGCATGTTAAAGACGTGTCGCTCTCAGGGTATCCTGATGTGCAGGCGTCCATCTTGAAATGGCCATTGTCCGTCATTCGCCTGCAAGGAGACGATCCAGAACAACTAGCCACTGCTGGTGACCATATTTTAAACGTATGGAAAAATTACTCCGATGAAGAAGCAGCTATTTTAGCTTATACAGAGGAAACACGCCACAACACGATTACACCAATTGCCAGAAGACGTGGCGATAAATTTGAGCTTGATTTAGTTTTACGAAACAATCGCACAACAGAAGAGCATCCAATGGGAATTTTCCACCCACATGCCGATGTTCATCATATTAAAAAGGAAAATATTGGACTGATTGAGGTAATGGGGCTTGCCGTATTACCAGCACGTTTGAAGGAAGAACTTGCTGAGCTGAAAAAGTTTTTACTAGGTGAAGCCAGTGATGTTGCTGCATACCATCAGGAATGGGCAGAGCAATTGAAGCAGGAATACGGTACAGTTAGTGATGAAGCAACTGTTAATACAATTGTAGAAAAAGAGCTTGGTAAGAAGTTTGCCAGAGTACTTGAAGATGCTGGTGTATTTAAACAGACAGATTCCGGACTGGCAGCATTCCAGCGATTTATCGATACAGTGAATAAATAGAAATAGGATAACGGGTAGATGACGTCTGCCCGTTATTTTTGCATCAAGTGGAGAGGAGAAAAACAATGCATATTACATCGGAACAGGTCGTAAATAAATGGAAGCAATATACACTTACAAACGATCAGGGCATGGAAGTTAGCATACTGAATTTTGGCGGAATTATTACGAAGCTTATCGCACCAGACAAAGATGGCAACAAGGAAAACATCGTCCTTGGTTATGAAAATCTGGAAGAATACGCAGAAAATCCAAATTACTTTGGCGCTGTGGTTGGCAGAGTTGCAGGCAGAACAGCAAATGCTACCTTTGAATTGAACGGTAGACGTTATGAGTTGGACGCAAATGAAGGCAAGCATCACTTACATGGCGGAAAACACGGATTCAGTCATGTTGTTTGGCACGCAGAAACCTTTTCTACAGACAGAGCGGTTGGTGTAAAACTCACCCATGAAAGCCCTGATGGCGAAAGTGGATACCCAGGGAATGTGCGTGTTACGGTGACTTATTCACTAACAAACGCAAATGAACTGGTAATAGACTACGAAGCAGATACGGATCAGCCGACAGTGTTGGCCATGACAAACCACAGTTATTTTAATCTTCGTGGCAATTTAAAAGACTCCATTGCCGGACATCAGGTTCGAATTTCAAGTAATGAATTTGTAGAATTAGATAAAGAACTGATCCCAACTGGGCATAAATTAGAGGTTGGCGAAACCCCATTTGACTTCCGCCATGGACGAGCATTGCAGGATGGGATCGTGTCAGAACATGTGCAGAACCAACTTGTCGGTAACGGGTATGATCATTACTTTATTTTTCAGGAGGATGCGTCGAAACAGGTGAAAGTAACCGAGCCAATCAGTGGGCGAACCATGGAGATTGCCACTGACCAACCAGGAATGGTCATGTACACTGGAAATGGACTGAATGAAGGATTGCAACTCGTTGGAGGCAGTTCCCAAAAGCACCTCGGCGTCTGTTTTGAAACACAAGGCTCCCCTGCTTCATTGGAGCATAAAGGCTTTCCTGACATACGACTTGAAGCTGGAGAAACATATAAGAAAAAGACAACTTTTCGATTTGATGTGGAGTGAGTGAGTGCGAGGATGAGGTGAGGGCTGGTTTGGGGCAGGGCTCTCTCATTTGGGTGCGTGGCTCTCTCATTTGGATGCGGGGCTCTCTCATATTTGATGCGGGCTCTCTCATTTGACGACGGTCACCTTCATATCTGGTGACCGCCACATTAAATTCACTAACTATCCCTCTTTCAACACCCGCAATACGCCATCAACAGTCTCCTCATCAAACCCATTCGCAAATGACTGCTCTACACGCACAGATTTTCCAAAGTGAAACTCAGTCGCTTCTGTTGTCTGCTTGATCTCCTGGATGTTTTCTGGTGTAAGTCCAGATCCCGGCATAATTACTGGGCCACCTAATTCTTGCTGCAATTTTACCAGCTTACGCAAATGCTCTTTTCCTTCCATACAATTGGGTTTTCCACCTGACGTTAAAATCCTCTTTACATTGGAAGGATAGTTACATAGGGTTTGATATGCTTCTTCCTGTGAAGTGACTTCATCAAAGGCGCGATGAAAAGTAATGTCGATTTCTGGGAATTGGTTAATAAGCTCCTTCAACATGGATGCATTGACGGTACCATCTTGATTTAAAGCACCAAATACAATTCGATTTCCACCCAGTTCCCGAATGGCTTTCACATCTTCAACAATGACCTCAAAATCCGCTTCTGTATAAAAAAAGTTATAACTATGCGGGCGGACCATAATTTGAACAGGGATTTCTACATTTTCCAATACCTGTTTCATTGTTCCGTAGCTAGGAGTCAGACCGCCTTCTTTCATGGCAGATACCAGTTCCAAGCGGTCTGCCCCCAGTTTTAGTGCCTCGATTGCTTCCTGCTTACTTTGTACAATGACTTCGAGTTTGATTTGTCTCATCCTTTCTAACTAATTAGATTCTCCAACTAAATTTATGCTGATCATCTCTTAATTTGTATAATATTATACCATTACCATTCAAGGCCCTCTATGGAGAAATCAAATTTGAATTTTTCTATAAAAGGTATTAATTAAAAAAACCAGACACTGTATCCCTCATATTAGGAAGCAGTCCCTGGCTTTAATATTATTATGCAGAATGATTTTTAACTATCTTACTATCATTTTAGATGGTACGCCAAATAATTTTCTCCGACATCCTTCCTTTTTTCACTCTCTAAACTAACTTTTTGAGTTTATTCCACTCTTTTATTACAAGCGGAATAAGTGGATGGCTCATCTCCAATTCAGATACAGCTTGTAATGTACCTCCATACCCTAACTCACCAATCATCGTTTGCAATTTAACAGCTTCTTCATCTTCATCATTAGTATAATTTAGCGCAGCAGCAATAACTGTTGCCAGGTATACTGGTTCTTGTTTTACTGTATCAATATACATAAGTGCTGGTCTTACAAGCCGATCCTGTGGACCCAGCTTTCGAATAGGCCCACGTCCTACCCGAGTTACCTCATCTGAGATATACGGATTTTTAAAACGATCAATGATTTTCTTTATATAACGGTTATGCTCCTCTTGATCAAAGAGATAGGTTTTCACTAATGCCTCACCTGATTCCTGCAAAGCATGATGAATTATTTCCTGTACTTTTTCATCTTTCATCGCATCACTAATTGTTGAATACCCTAGAAACTTGCCAACATAAGCAACTGCAGCATGACCAGTATTAACAGTAAACAGCTTTCTCTCAATAAATGGCTGTAGATCCTCTACATAGGTTATACCTTCAAACTCGGGAATTGCCCCTTTGATTGCTGGCTTTTCTACCACCCATTCAAAGTAAGGCTCTACAGAAACGGCTAAAATATCTTCGTTTTTTTGATTTGGAACAATACGGTCGACAGCAGCATTCGGGAAACCAATATTTTCTTCACAGAATTGCTTCTCTTCTTCTGTAAGATAGGTATACACATGTTCCTTGAGTAAACTACTGCCGCCTATCATATTTTCACAGGCGATAATGTTTAGTGGCGAACCATCTGTCTTCAAACGTTGCTGAATGCCTTTCGCTATCAATCCCGCGATTTTCGGGAGAATATTTGGTCCTATCGCTGTTGTTACAATATCAGCAGTGGCTATTGCTTCTACTACCTTTTCCGAATCGGTAACACTGTTTACACCTGATATATTCCTGACTGTTAACGTTTCTCCTGTTTCTGAAGCTAACGTTACGTAATAGGAGTCTCTCTGATTCAGTTCCTGGATCATCGTTTCATTCACATCCACAAACAAAGTGTGATAGCCCGATTGAGAAAGCAATGCACCTACAAATCCACGGCCAATATTACCTGCTCCAAAATGTACTGCTAGCATTTAATTCACCTCATCAAAAATACGAATTATTTCTTCCTTTGATGTACTTTTCACTAGACTTTCAATATTATCTTCTTCTGAAAGAACAATCGCAATTTTAGAAAGTACTTCCAGATGCTCGTCACCTTTACCTGCGATTCCGACAAGAATCTTAACAGTATTTCCATCACCAAAACTCACGCCTTCTGGAGTGATTACAACAGATATCCCTGTTTCAATGACTTCATCTTTAGAATCTTCCGTGCCATGTGGGATGGCTACAAAATTCCCCATAAACGTGGAAGTTACTTCCTCGCGCTCCAGCATTTTTTCTACATAATTTGGCTGTACATATCCATTTGCCACTAGAATTTCGCCTGTGTAACGGATCGCTTCCTCTTTATTCTTAAATTGCGCATTTAATTTGATATTTTCCATGCTTAAAATTTCTTTCGTCATTACGTGATGCACTCCTTTTTAAGCTTTTTGTTGAATAAAATTAAAAAACTGCTCCGATAAGTACTCTCTTATCTCTGTTTCCTTACCACTCTCAAAGAGACGAGTTATGCTATCACTCTGAATAAGAAGACTACTTAAAAAACTTAATACTTCTAAGCTTTCCTGTTCTATTTCCTTTGGGGCAAGCATGAGAAGGATGCGTGTAATAGATTGATCACTTCCATCCATTCCCTTTACTGTAACTGCTTCCTTTAGGGCGTATACTGTAAAGCTCGCTTTATCTATTGCATCGTCCCGGGTATGGTATAAGGCAAGAGATTTATCAGGAATACCAAGTCCACTAATCTGTTCCCTTTCAATTAACTTTTGAATAACCTTTTTTTCATCTGTGATGACTTTTTCATCTGCAAGCTGTTTACAAGCCTTCTCTAAAACATTCAATAATGATGCCTTTTCTGGAAGATGGGTTATTCGAAAAGCATCTAATAAACGGATAGTGATCCCCGAATACTTTTGCATGACAGTTAGCTTCTCGGTATAAGCATTTGATTGTTCTCCTTTTTCCTGTTGCGGCTTCTTTTTGTTTATCTTTTGAAGCTTTTGCTTTCGCACCCACCTTTTAATACGTTCCACTTCGTCCTGCTGTAGCATTGGTGATACTAAAATATAGTCGTTTTCATCCTCTTTTAATGGAATGGTCGAAACAACCAAATCATAACCAGCCTTTATATCCTCTACTTCAAACATGGAGCGATTGTCGACCTGTTTGATTTCGGGTATCTTTTGCATAAGCCGACTTGCCAAAATCTTTGCTGTTCCAATTCCACTTGAGCAAATAACCAGTGCACGCAGATCAACTTCCCATTCTCCGGAAAGCAATGCTGAGGCAAAATGAAGCACCAAATAGCCTATTTCATCGTCTGGAAAGTCTACTTCAGGGAAAAGCTCTGTAACAGCTTCCTTTATTAATTCAAATAGATCTTCATAATCTGTGACAATTTCCTCAAGCATTGGGTTTTTTATATTCATACCTTGCTTAATTCGATAAACTGCCGGCTTTAAATGGGTAACTAAATCATTTAACAGCGAGAAGTTTTCTGATAGACCCACATGGAGACGATGACTGACATACGAGATTAATTCTTTAGCGATATAAGCGGTATCCATACTTGAATCCTCTATCATATAATTTTGCTCTACACGAAGTTTAGCTCCCATCAGATGCATCGTAATATAGCCTATCTCATCATTTGGTATATATAGATGTAAGCTCTGCTCCAGCCTGCGAATTAATTGACTTGCTGTGGAGAACTCGTTTGTTGTACGAAGCTCTTCCAAGTATTTTGGATCAAACTTTATATGATCCCCTTTTTCTAAACGCTGTACTGCAAGAGCTAAATGAACAACGAGCGCAATATAGGCACTATCCGCCAAGTTGGGTAAAAGTTTACCAACAACTTGTTGAACCTCTTCTTCAATCCGTTCCAGCTTCTGCGGATTAACAAGACCAAGCAGCCGATTGGATATACTATTTTGTGGGGAGCTCGATTGTTTATTAAGCGTCTCTTTTGCCATTGTTATATATTCATATGGATCAAGGAAATCAGCTATAAAACTACTGATCGCTTTTCTTTTAGCAGCTTCCGTACCTTCCAGTTCTACTCCTAGCCCACGCTTCCGATAAACCCGCAATCCGTATTTATTCAAATGTTCCTCCATTTGATCAAGGTCATGGCTGATCGTCGCATTTGTTACGTTCAACTCGTTAGCAAAAGTAAATAATTTAACAGGTTCATCTGCTTCAAAAAGGATGAGGAATATAATCGCATGTCTTTCCTCTATGGTGTAATCGGTTTGCTCTAAGCTGGCAATGGTTGCTTGCAATCTGTGAATATTTTCTTCCTGCCCAGAAAGCTTTATACCTATTCCTTGCTTTCTGTTTAATTGCAAATTAAATTTAGCAACGGTTGTTTCGACCTGATTTAAGTCCCGATGTGCTGTACGATCACTGATATTCAGCAACTTTGCCAGCTCTTTCACCTTTACTTCGCCTCTTGCGTCCAATAAAATCGACAGCAATTTGCGTTCCCTAGATGCTATATACAGCTTACCCACCTCCCCTCTTAAACAAATTCAAACTTTATTTAAAACGGTTCACTAAGTCGTCATATGCAGGACTATTTAAGAAGTTCTCTACGGAAATATGTTCTGCTTCCGGCATTTTGTCTTTTGCTCTTGTAGTCAAATCCTTATGGGTGATGACAATATCGGCATCTTCAGGAATGTCATTTATCGCCTTGTTTGTTACGGCAATATCGATATCAGCTTTTTTAAATTTGTTCTTCAATAACGAAGCACCCATTGCACTAGAGCCCATACCGGCATCACAGGCAAAGATAATTTTATCGACATTATCATTTGATTTTTTAACAACCTGTTGTTCCTCTTGTTCCGTGTTAGCGAACGTTCCTGCTACGGAGCTCTTCTTCCCTTTCATTTCTTCCATTTTACCAGCTGCAGCAGTCAAATCCGCTTCTTCTGTTTTGCTTGTCTTTAAGATAATTGCAGCGATTAGGAATGAAACTGCTGTCGCGATGATCACACTTAATATAACTCCGACATAGCTCCCCTTCTCTGTCATTGCAAGGACGGCAATAATACTTCCTGGAGAGGCAGGTGCACGTAACCCAGCATCAAACAAAGTCAATGTGAAGACACCACTAATTCCCCCACCAATAGCTGCTAATACAAGTGCAGGCTTCATTAGCACATATGGGAAGTAAATTTCATGAATACCACCAACAAAGTGGATTAACGCTGCTCCTGGTGCAGAGCTCTTCGACATACCTTTCCCGAAAATAGTAAATGCTAATAAAATTCCTAATCCAGGTCCTGGGTTTGCTTCTAATAAGAACAGGATGGACTTTCCAGTTTCTGAAGCCTGTTCGATTCCAATTGGACTTAAAATACCGTGATTGATTGCATTATTTAAGAACAGAATTTTCGCTGGTTCAATAATGATGTTTGCCAGCGGAATTAATCCAGCACCAATAATTGCTTCTACTCCTGCTGCCAGAATTTGATTCAACGATTCTACGACTGGTCCAATTCCAAGCGAAGCTGCAATAGCTAAGAATGCCGCCAAAATCCCAGCTGAAAAGTTATTATATAGCATTTCAAAGCCTGAACGAATTTTATCAAGGAACAATTGGTCCACTTTTTTAATCAAATAACCACCAAGTGGCCCCATAACCATAGCACCTAAAAACATAGGTATCTCTGCGCCAACGATAACTCCCATCGTCGCAGTTGCACCTACAACTCCACCACGAATATCATATACAATTCGTCCACCAGTAAAACCAATTAACAAAGGTAACAAGTAAGTGATCATTGGGCCAACTAACTCAGCCAGCTGCTTATTTGGCAACCAGCCATCCGGGATAAATAAGGCAGTAATAATCCCCCACGCAATAAATGCACCGATATTCGGCATAATCATACCACTTAAATAACTACCAAAGCGTTGAACCTTGGCACGAACCCCATTATTCTCAGCCATAAAAACCCTCCTAATCATTAATAATTTGATTTATTATTGCTATAATTAAATTTTATACAGTTCATATGGCTATAACAATATAATCTAAACTCCATTTTGGCATATGTATTACTGCCATATTTTTATTTGTGATGGTGTTGGGTAAGCTGTTTTGTTGTGGGAGTGGCTCTCATATTGCACGGCGCTCTATCATACGGGGTGTTAGGTCTCTCATTTGGATGAAGCGTTCTCTCGTATGAGGGCACGCCTGTCTCATATGGGTGGCGGGCTCTCTCATATTCCGAGCGGCTCTCTCATTTGGGTTGCGGTGTCTCTCATATTCTGGCCGGCTCTCTCATTTGGGTGGCGGGGGCTCTCATATTCCGGGCGCCTCTCTCATTTGGGCGCCTGGGTCTCTCATATTCTGGGCGCCTCTCTCATTTGGGCGCCTGGGTTTCTCATATTCTGGGCGCCTCTCTCATTTGGATAGTGCGGGCTCTCATCCCGGAGATGTGACATCACTTTTCGCTTTCGCCAGTTTAATTATTTGTAGAATGGTTACATATATACTGGACATAACAATAAAATTATTAACTGAAAGGAAGTTATACATGAACAAAGAATTTCATATTCAAACACACTCGCATTCTGAGATGTTGGATATTACACATGAAATCGAGGGATGGGTAAAGGAACAAGGTATTCAGGAAGGCATTGCAATTGTTTCCTCTCTTCATACTACAGCTGGAATTACTGTAAATGAAAATGCGGATCCGGATGTAAAAACAGATATGCTGATGCGCCTTGATAAGACCTACCCATGGACACATCCACAAGACAAGCATGCAGAAGGAAATACGGCTGCACATCTTAAAACAAGCACAGTTGGTCATGCTCAGATGTTAATTATTTCAGAGGGAGAGCTGGTGCTTGGCACATGGCAAGGCGTGTACTTTTGTGAATTTGATGGACCTCGTCATCGTAAATACCATGTAAAAGTTATCGCTGACAAATAAAATTAAGCTGTGACTAAATATGTCATTTCCCGGGAAATAATTTGCAGGATAGTGTCTAAATTTCCCTGTGGTAATTTTATATAAGGCTAACCAATCACTCTGTCGCAATTAATCAAACGCTTGATTAATTGCTTTTTTTTGCTCTTCAAATAAAACCCTAACTGAGTTGTATAACGTTTCAGCAAACACTATAATAGATTAATAGATAAATTGGTAACTATTACTAGTTGAAACGAGTGAACCTGATGAAGTCCTTTTCGATAAAAAAACTTATTCTTCTACTAATCATGCTTATTTTCATATTAACTTGTTTTCGCATAATGTGGATAATGTATTATCAACCAAGTCATGAAGTACATGCTACTGATGGCTTGTTGGATTTATCAGAAATCAATCTGGTCCCTTCAGAAACAGTTTCTCTTGATGGAGAATGGGACTTTTATCCAAACCGCCTTCTTTCTCCTACTCTTATTTCAGACGATAATAATTTAAAACAAATATCCATGATGGTACCAGGCACATGGAATCTTAATTCCGAAAATAAAGATAACATTCATTATGGCACCTATCACTTAAAGATTATTTTACCTAAAGCACTGGAAGAGCAAGAATTATACGGACTTAGAATAAAAGATATTTCCTCTGCCTACCGTGTATATGCCCATGATGATTTAATTTTAGAAACCGGAATACCATCAAGAGAAGAAGCTAGCTATAAATCAAAGCCTGGCACCTATAAGGCTACTGTTTCGACATCTTCTAATGAGGTTGACTTACTTATTCAGGTCGCAAACTTTGAAAATTTCCAACCTGGAGGTATACCTTTTTCTATTGATTTTGGCCTGAATAAAACAATAATCAATCAAATTTATTTTTCAAGAATACTTCAAACCTCTATAGTTGTACTTTTGATCCTCCACAGTATATATGCATTATCTTTGTACCTTACTAGCAGACAAACCACCAAGAAAGAATTATTATACTTTGGCCTTCTTCTTGTTTTTGGTGCTTTGAGTATTTTAGTAGATGAAGATAAACTATTGATTCAACCTTTTACAATTGATAGCGCGTTGGCATATCAACTACTTTACTTCTCTTTTGCTGGCGTTCTGTTTTTCATGCTTCAATTTGTAAAACATGTATTTCATTTAAAGAGCGTTATGTTCCGAAGCCTTTTTATTTTATATCCTTTATCTGTTCTTGCTTTAATTATTCTTCCTGAAGGTGGCCTGCCTTATGTGGGTTACACTATTATGTTATTAAATGTAGTTTCTTACACGTATATAACTATTCTTGTGATTAAATTATTGAAAAAAGGAAACATAGATGCTTTTTATATTTTAATAGCAAATATAGTAAACTTCTTTAATGTGTTATGGGGTGTTGCTATTAATTTGAATTTATTTGATATTCCATATTATCCTGTTGATTTTCTAGTTGGAATTGTTGCCATTGGTGGTTTGTTATTAAGCAGATACAATCGAACTGTCCAATTAAATGAGCTACAGAAAGCGGAACTACTTCGAGCTGATAAGAAGAAGGATGAGTTCTTAGCACATACTTCGCATGAGTTACGAAATCCATTACATGGAATAATTACAATTGCCCAATCAATTCTACATAATAAGTCGGAGCAGTTATCTGAAGAAAATAAAAGTTATCTAAGTTTATTAGTACGTATTGGAAAACAAATGAAGTTTACATTGAATGATTTACTCGACATGTCTAAGCTGAAGGATAAACATATTGAACTAAATAAACAGCCAACAAATTTATCCTCCGTTTCGTCAGGTGTTATCGACATTGTTTCCTTTATGACGGATGGAAAAAAACTTGATATTATAAATAAAATAGAAAGTGACTTTCCACTTGTGCTGGCTGATAAAAATAGGATAACGCAAATTATTTTTAACTTACTTCATAATGCCGTTAAATATACGGAAGAAGGTAACATTACCATTACAGCTACCTCTACAAAAACGTGGGCAACTATTACTATCCGTGATACTGGCATTGGCATTAGCGATGAAGAGCAAGCAGCTATCTTCAACCCTTACTCACAAGGCAGTGATATACGAAATTACAAAGAAGAGGGAATTGGACTGGGTCTTTCCATAAGTAAACAACTGATTGAACTGCATGGAGGCAGTATTGGAGTTACATCTGTCTTAGAAAAAGGATCTTCTTTTACATTTACCCTTCCACTTGCAAAGAGTATGCCAATGAATGAGGATGAGAATGAAGAAGAAGTAGCTGCGGTAGTGGACTCGAATACATCCGTTTTACAAGCTCCACGTAAAAAGGAAACGACTACACATGCGACCTCCAATGTGCTAATTGTGGATGATGACCCTGTTAACCTGAAAATCTTACGTAAGTTGCTTGATGAAAATTACCACCTTGGTACTGCAAGGAATGGCGAAGAGGCTCTAGACCGTCTAACAGACAAACAATGGGATTTAATTATTTCAGATGTAATGATGCCAAATATGTCCGGATATCAGCTAACAAGAGAAATACGAAAACAGTATACAGTGTCAGAGTTACCTATCTTATTACTAACAGCGCGCAACCAGACAGAGGATATTCA contains the following coding sequences:
- a CDS encoding mannitol-1-phosphate 5-dehydrogenase: MLAVHFGAGNIGRGFVGALLSQSGYHTLFVDVNETMIQELNQRDSYYVTLASETGETLTVRNISGVNSVTDSEKVVEAIATADIVTTAIGPNILPKIAGLIAKGIQQRLKTDGSPLNIIACENMIGGSSLLKEHVYTYLTEEEKQFCEENIGFPNAAVDRIVPNQKNEDILAVSVEPYFEWVVEKPAIKGAIPEFEGITYVEDLQPFIERKLFTVNTGHAAVAYVGKFLGYSTISDAMKDEKVQEIIHHALQESGEALVKTYLFDQEEHNRYIKKIIDRFKNPYISDEVTRVGRGPIRKLGPQDRLVRPALMYIDTVKQEPVYLATVIAAALNYTNDEDEEAVKLQTMIGELGYGGTLQAVSELEMSHPLIPLVIKEWNKLKKLV
- a CDS encoding aldose epimerase family protein; translation: MHITSEQVVNKWKQYTLTNDQGMEVSILNFGGIITKLIAPDKDGNKENIVLGYENLEEYAENPNYFGAVVGRVAGRTANATFELNGRRYELDANEGKHHLHGGKHGFSHVVWHAETFSTDRAVGVKLTHESPDGESGYPGNVRVTVTYSLTNANELVIDYEADTDQPTVLAMTNHSYFNLRGNLKDSIAGHQVRISSNEFVELDKELIPTGHKLEVGETPFDFRHGRALQDGIVSEHVQNQLVGNGYDHYFIFQEDASKQVKVTEPISGRTMEIATDQPGMVMYTGNGLNEGLQLVGGSSQKHLGVCFETQGSPASLEHKGFPDIRLEAGETYKKKTTFRFDVE
- a CDS encoding BglG family transcription antiterminator → MGKLYIASRERKLLSILLDARGEVKVKELAKLLNISDRTAHRDLNQVETTVAKFNLQLNRKQGIGIKLSGQEENIHRLQATIASLEQTDYTIEERHAIIFLILFEADEPVKLFTFANELNVTNATISHDLDQMEEHLNKYGLRVYRKRGLGVELEGTEAAKRKAISSFIADFLDPYEYITMAKETLNKQSSSPQNSISNRLLGLVNPQKLERIEEEVQQVVGKLLPNLADSAYIALVVHLALAVQRLEKGDHIKFDPKYLEELRTTNEFSTASQLIRRLEQSLHLYIPNDEIGYITMHLMGAKLRVEQNYMIEDSSMDTAYIAKELISYVSHRLHVGLSENFSLLNDLVTHLKPAVYRIKQGMNIKNPMLEEIVTDYEDLFELIKEAVTELFPEVDFPDDEIGYLVLHFASALLSGEWEVDLRALVICSSGIGTAKILASRLMQKIPEIKQVDNRSMFEVEDIKAGYDLVVSTIPLKEDENDYILVSPMLQQDEVERIKRWVRKQKLQKINKKKPQQEKGEQSNAYTEKLTVMQKYSGITIRLLDAFRITHLPEKASLLNVLEKACKQLADEKVITDEKKVIQKLIEREQISGLGIPDKSLALYHTRDDAIDKASFTVYALKEAVTVKGMDGSDQSITRILLMLAPKEIEQESLEVLSFLSSLLIQSDSITRLFESGKETEIREYLSEQFFNFIQQKA
- a CDS encoding PTS sugar transporter subunit IIA, which gives rise to MTKEILSMENIKLNAQFKNKEEAIRYTGEILVANGYVQPNYVEKMLEREEVTSTFMGNFVAIPHGTEDSKDEVIETGISVVITPEGVSFGDGNTVKILVGIAGKGDEHLEVLSKIAIVLSEEDNIESLVKSTSKEEIIRIFDEVN
- a CDS encoding copper homeostasis protein CutC, which gives rise to MRQIKLEVIVQSKQEAIEALKLGADRLELVSAMKEGGLTPSYGTMKQVLENVEIPVQIMVRPHSYNFFYTEADFEVIVEDVKAIRELGGNRIVFGALNQDGTVNASMLKELINQFPEIDITFHRAFDEVTSQEEAYQTLCNYPSNVKRILTSGGKPNCMEGKEHLRKLVKLQQELGGPVIMPGSGLTPENIQEIKQTTEATEFHFGKSVRVEQSFANGFDEETVDGVLRVLKEG
- a CDS encoding PTS mannitol transporter subunit IICB, with the translated sequence MAENNGVRAKVQRFGSYLSGMIMPNIGAFIAWGIITALFIPDGWLPNKQLAELVGPMITYLLPLLIGFTGGRIVYDIRGGVVGATATMGVIVGAEIPMFLGAMVMGPLGGYLIKKVDQLFLDKIRSGFEMLYNNFSAGILAAFLAIAASLGIGPVVESLNQILAAGVEAIIGAGLIPLANIIIEPAKILFLNNAINHGILSPIGIEQASETGKSILFLLEANPGPGLGILLAFTIFGKGMSKSSAPGAALIHFVGGIHEIYFPYVLMKPALVLAAIGGGISGVFTLTLFDAGLRAPASPGSIIAVLAMTEKGSYVGVILSVIIATAVSFLIAAIILKTSKTEEADLTAAAGKMEEMKGKKSSVAGTFANTEQEEQQVVKKSNDNVDKIIFACDAGMGSSAMGASLLKNKFKKADIDIAVTNKAINDIPEDADIVITHKDLTTRAKDKMPEAEHISVENFLNSPAYDDLVNRFK
- a CDS encoding secondary thiamine-phosphate synthase enzyme YjbQ — encoded protein: MNKEFHIQTHSHSEMLDITHEIEGWVKEQGIQEGIAIVSSLHTTAGITVNENADPDVKTDMLMRLDKTYPWTHPQDKHAEGNTAAHLKTSTVGHAQMLIISEGELVLGTWQGVYFCEFDGPRHRKYHVKVIADK
- the galT gene encoding UDP-glucose--hexose-1-phosphate uridylyltransferase translates to MIYTHIASLIEKGLEAGLIEMKDRIYVRNQVMHQLGLPSFPEELPETVDVSIPDLLEKIIDWAVSEQVIENVLDEKEILSANIMNCFVARPSVIQHTFEEKYSQSPVTATDYFYDLSKNSNYIQMNRIRKNIHFKAESAYGDLDITINLSKPEKDPEQIRREREMKQTVNYPKCLLCVENEGYNGRTGHPARANHRIIQVPLRGENWYLQYSPYVYYNEHSILLAEEHRDMKIDITAFQRLLTFTEKFPHYFIGSNADLPIVGGSILSHDHYQAGRYEFAMTNAAHVKDVSLSGYPDVQASILKWPLSVIRLQGDDPEQLATAGDHILNVWKNYSDEEAAILAYTEETRHNTITPIARRRGDKFELDLVLRNNRTTEEHPMGIFHPHADVHHIKKENIGLIEVMGLAVLPARLKEELAELKKFLLGEASDVAAYHQEWAEQLKQEYGTVSDEATVNTIVEKELGKKFARVLEDAGVFKQTDSGLAAFQRFIDTVNK